The region TGAAAGCCCCTAATATCAAATAGGTACTTTATTTAGTATGTAGACTAAGGACAAAGAGTATCTACAGTTAGTTCCAAGGGTAGCTCGTCCGGAGTAGTTCTGCCACCACACCATGTTCTGACTTCTGACGCAAAACAGTGGTGCATATGTGATGTGTTGGAAGGTTATACAGGCACATGACACTTTCCAGGTCTCAGCATAGACTTAAcggaattttatgtattatgtattttactcgtaacgcacacattgacaattgATCACGCATTATTGGACTGTCAGGTTGTCTATACGCGAGATGTTTGTGTCTCGGGGTGACGGACACATTGATCAGGATTATACGTCGCCACGGTATGTAGGTATTACGCCGTTTTTAAACTGTCGACTATTATGAGCGCTGAGCTTTttattttgtggatattgaattATATGGAGCCATCATGCTCATCTATGTAGCGCTTGATCGGCTCAAGTCATCCATGGCTACTCGCtttgatgaagttttcacttctgtcgtgtGGTCTTAAGCACACACCAATCTTTATTTCACTTATTCTCTCACTCATATCATATTGACACTGTTATTACCTTAAATCACGTGGATCTACTGTTACTTACTCAAATAATGAATAAGtacctacaaaatataaaaaggcatttattttctcaaaattgattcctttagaattatttttgatgtcattactaataattatactagatactactaccacttcggaaacaaatggcgctctgaaagagaagtggcgcaagaaactctcccagcattctttttttgcgctctttttaatgaaatatacaatattgtactgccactgctattgctataaaataatcttaatctagtcccaggctgtcggatcacttagctaaatagctgtggagtagtaggatttacgacatagcctttttttaataaaacatttaaatttacctatagataatgcctgaagcTGAACCACTGTTCActttgggactttattataaaagtggaTACATTTGCCCTTAAAGCTGTCATGTATCTTATATTGTCGAGGGGTATCTAGATcttagtaaattaaatatttggatTCCACTGTTAAGTAGGTACTCTAAATGAATCTGAAAtacttaacatttatttaaaatcttgGCTCTTgatccaaatattttttatttcaccaGCTAGTACCTTACTATATTTAGTAATACGCCATACTTACTACATCTCTGTTTTCGTTAGGAAGTATTGTTTCTAGCGAGTTTGGGTTTCGGCCAGCCATGTTTTCACtctaagtaatttaaatattatattatttatttacatttaatattgaaatgatTAAATATAATGTCATGTCATTCTGCTGTTCTAATGACATGTTCTGTCTATATTTCTGATTTATTGTAATCATATTGTTATAATAGGTTCTCTATGCTTCTaatagggtatgttccgatatgcactgcgagcactgcacagtgctatcactgtagaaaaattcgttccgatATGAACTGCCAGTATattgccgcagtaccctagggaaatatatgacgtcataaatcgccacCTTAATCTACTGTGAGCACTTTCGTTTTCAAgttaaggtactcgcagtactttgatcacgtgatcagtcaaaaccactcgagtgcctaacgttttataacaatacctacagtttaatcccaaatatttttaatttgacagtactgcaacaacagttttttttaatgaactagaaaactttaatacactcatttgaatgctgcgtcaataaatgcggctgacagtatgcGGGATTGCGTtccattttaaatagtaaccagtataactgtcTATAAATGAACGGCTTCACAGTTAACTAAATTGACGTCagactgtacagtggtcgcagtgcatatcgaaACATACCCTTGATGTATCTCAACTTTTATGACAAAGTTATAGAATTTACAGTGAACGCACTTGTACCTACTTATATGCATTGTACAATCAATTTCCTGTGATTGATGTCATTGTAAATGTAGATTAAGGTACGTAaaagtaggtaggtatatattttcttctctttctCAAATGGTCGTTgaaataacctactttttatCATGTTTATACAGAGCTATTAATTGCAGGGTAAGGTGGGGCACATTGTTACAAAAAAACGAACGATAATGTAGCgacgaaaatatttttttaatcaacttcTAACTAGCATGTATATAAACTTTTATAGTCTCTcctcatttaaaattatttcaacacAACTTTTATTAGGATCTTCTTTACTTAAATTGCATTTTAATCAGATCAGTCGATTGTAACAGTGAACCCCGTATCTGGGGTACTCTGTTACATTGTAAGGGGCACAATGTTACAACatcaaaatagtataaaaacGTTTTCAAGAGAAAGTAAAATCTTAATGTCTTCCAACGATTCCGTTGCCATATCTGGTTCAAGAGGAAAGTAGAAATGACTGTAAATTTTTCCACTTTTACGTAAGTAGCTAACTGCATATAcatcattttaaacaatttcagTAATTTTCGTATTTTTTCAGCTCTCTTGCAATGAATTTCTTTTCTTTGTGTTATATtctttttgtttactttttcatgtttattttttaccatttTCTTTTAAAACCTAAAGAAATGTTAGTTGGGTATCATTGTTACAATGTAACAGTGCTCTAGGTGAGTcaaatcgaaaaaaatatatagagtaTTTTcagaaatgtttacaaaaatctACTAAACGATAATTTGAAGCTAAATATACAGGGAATAGACAAAAACCACAATCACTTACCTTTactaaatacatcaaaaaacaaattaataagtaTGATCtgattttttctaattttgatCACATCAAttctatttttgtttgttctttctaaaacgcGGTATAGACTGAAGCGATTACAACtgttcaaagatggccgcttaTAAGGTTGTGAAAACTGTATaccaacattataaaaataaatgtcagaAACATAGATACTTGCATTGTAACAGTGTATCCCATGTAACACTGTGCCCCACCTTACCCTACTTAAATAAAGTGAAGTATATTAGGTACTTAATATGATGAATAGAAATCCCGCATGAAATAGAAACACATCGATGTCTTCGGTGCATTTTTTATTTGGGAAGTTAAATTCATACATTTTAAGGAATACAAAGTTGAGAATATTGATATATTCAATAATTGTATTCTTATTTCTAAAAAATCAGGATACAAGTGAGGACTAATTATAGAAACGCGtttaggtttatttatttatgtattttattagaaccaccaacagaattacacacataaaaattttacataatttaagtCTTAGGTACTTACTAagttaacatattataattcCATTTCTACGCGGCTACAGCATTTAGACAGATAAGTCGTGCGACAGAACTTAGAATTAATATAAAGATTATGTTGTTAAAGCTGTCTAATTGTGGATGACTTGAtcagatttgaaaaaaaaatcatattcatcAGGTTTTTGACAACATCCTCCTGTGATAAGTCCACTTAAGCTATGAGCTGCTTTACGATTAATATCAACTCAGCGTTCCTTGCTATTACATTGGTCATAGTAAAATCgagaataatttgtaattagTGTTTTTCAAAAACAATCTTATGATAGGACCTACGCGTTACGAACCGGAAGTGCGTCATATTATAATGCGTAATTATAAAACTTGTCTGGAGGCTGATATGGTTAAAATGTATTCGCAAATAAGAGTAGCGAAGACGCCAACTCGAATCCTTTACCTCTGAGTGACATTTGGTATTTCTTCGACAGCTTACTTAGCGGTAAGGTAATGACAGCATTTAACTTATAGTTAAGGCTAACACTTTACTCTAGTTAACGATAAGGTTATATCAGACAGCTATATGGATGACATAATGACCGTGTGCCAATCCATTGTTGagggttaaaaaaattacaagatGACAGTGATGCTACATCGGATTTCAGCTTCAGAAGTGGGCCTGCAGTATATGGAATCtaaatggaaaaaaaaaggCAAGAAACAAGAGAAAATTTTGGATACAGTCTAGAAAAGTTTGGGCATATCTTGGAAAAAAGTGTTGGATGAAGTCGAATACTGTATTTATATTCCTTTATTACCTTCTGATCCTGTCGAGTGATTggctcaataattattatagcaaaGGAATCGGTCGGGGTAAAGTATTGCCAGATTCTTTACTGAAAGATTAAGAGAAACTTTGCAAACTTATCAATATTCGATTACCACGTTAAATTCATCTAGTTCTGAAGATAATTATTATCGGTACTGATTATTTAAGTCCGAGTGATAGATTTTCTCCAGTGGGGTCTAATTTTGTCGATAAATTGttgaaatatatttcttatatcaATTATACGCCAATGTTTTTTGATGCTTCTGTAATGTCCATAGTTTCATTTGagggatatatattttattcagtcAACAATGAAACAAAACagcttttgaatatttttattcaataatttttacaccAAAATATATAGTTGATTAATCCACTTTAACATAACCTAAATTACAACCGAACATAGCGATACAAATGTTTAAGGCTAAGTTCATATGGCCGCGCGGTACCGCGCGGAACTACGAACCGCGCGGCACAAGATCAATATAAACGATAATTATCGTCTACATTACCGCGCGGTACCGCACGCCAACGCGCGGCGCGCTCTGACCCGCGCGCAAGATCTAGAACCGCGCGCTGCCGCGCGGCCCAAGTATTTCAAACCTGTATCGACCTGTTCAGTTGATCCGCGCGCCTTGAGACGGAAAGACACATAGATCGATGCAATGAGTACCGAAGATGACATTGTGCCTATCGATTTGCTTATCGACGAAATCGAAAAAAGAGATGCGATTTGGAATCTTAACTCTAaggattattcaaataaaatattaaaaagaaggtCTTGGGAAGaactagttttaattttttgcaaaAATGATGATTccgaagaaaaaaagaaaaatttgggtaagttgttttttaattagttttatttatttaaaataagttttataaaatcatcacCTATTACACCATTTTATCTTGCCAATCTAATTTACCTtcagtaacaaaataatttgtgaattTAGTTCGAATATTATCTACTTCATGGATTGCTCGTCCACTGTTAGTTGGATTCACATTAGGTAATGGCGCTGGATTGATCATATCATCCTGATTTATACCATCTCTCATCCTTACCAAGTTATGTAAAACACAAATAGCTTTGACGATATCAACAGCAAAATCTATCTTCACGTCTATTGGCCGGTGTAAGATACGCCACTTGTTACACATTATGCCAAATGTACATTCGACATACCTTCGTGCTAAAGAAAGGcggtagttaaatatttttttttcttttgacaacATTTTACCACCATAGGGTCTCATCAAATTTTTAGTCATAGCGAAAGCCTCGTCAGCTACAATTACGTATGGTAGTTTAAATGCATCGCTCTCATTATTTGTGATAGATCTAGGCTCTGGTAAGTTCAACGAATTTTCTGAGAGTTTTTTGAATAATGACGTTTCCTTGAAAACACCCGAATCACTGTCTTTTCCGTAAGCTCCAACGTCTATCCATATGAAGCAATAGTTAGCATCACATAAAGCCATTAAaactaatgagaaaaagtgtttataattgtaatacatTGATCCTGATTCTGGTGGCTGTATTAAACGAACGTGTTTGCCGTCCAACGCTCCAACACAATTTGGAAAATATgctttattttcaaattgtataGATATTTGTGTCCAGATTTCTTTTGTTGGTGGACTCATGaccaaagtttttaaatttctccAAAAAACTTGGCACACTTGCTTAATTATACCCGATATCGTAGACTTGCCAATTTTATAACCATATTGTAACTCTGCAAATGAAGAACCAGTTGCTAGGTACCTGtaacataatagttatttaagaTACACGTGCATAAAGTAGATCTTTACCGAATAAGTGCTACAGTGAAAACACAAGCATAGCGAGTGTTTACAGTGTGGCACGCGAGCATAAAGTGCATATGCTCACGTGCCACGATAAATATTCCATTTCTATTCCTACTCCTATTCCTCGTCAAATTCCTATTCCCATACCTATTCCTACCCCTACTTACTCCTATTCCTActcctattcctattcctaaTTCTATGTCTATTTCTTTTAAGGAAATCTTTACTGAATAAGTGCTACAAAGAAAACACATTCATAGCGAGTGTTTACAGTGTGGCACGTGAGCCTAAAGTGCACAAAGTACAATTTGCATAAAGTACGAGTAGGTCATAAGGACTCTTTATGCACCCGTATCGTACAACATTTTTCAATAGTTTTGCAatgaaaactaataattaattatttactttctaGGAtcgattttgcaaaaaaaaatggaaaaatttacGAGATGCCTATGTAAAAGAacttaagaaaacaaaacatttgaagTCTGGTTCCTCAGCATCAACACCATCTTCATTTTCGTATTTCCAAAGATTGTCATTTCTTAAACAAGTTGTCCAGAAACGAAAAACTGACAACAGCCTTGATGTTGCGGAAGTTACAGAGAATCCTGATTTGGATAGTGCAGTTAACAGCAGCGGCGTTCAAGCTTCAACAGAAAATGTGCCCCGGAAAAAATTCAAACTTCACCCTGCCGATGAACATTTTGCAAATCTTTTACAACAAAGCATAAATACTCGAAATAATAATGCAGCAGAAAAGAAAGATGACGAtgaagataaattattttgtctttCATTGGTTAgggaaataaaaaaagttcCTGAAAACCGGCGTTTAAAactgaaaattgaaatttataatttattagaacGATACCAAGCTACACGAGCACAGCCACTTGAAGATTTTAACTACCCGTCTACTTCATATAGCTCACAACGACCACCCAGAAACTATCATGCTTCATTTCAAAGTTCTCAATATAGCAACCCAATGCAGTACTCTGATAGAGAATCAACACAATATGGCTATACAACTAGTTCATACACTTCACCTCCCACAAGTTCATCGCAAGCAACATCACCCCCGGGTGATGTTACTTGTGACCCGTCATACGAAGATTCTCAAGAATTAGATCTGTTCAATTAAACTAAAAGTTAATTTGCCAAGAAGCCTCGctcataatttcttattttttataatttttactgtgATTATGATTAATAAACAGTTAACTTACCGCAATGTTACAATGAGTTTTTCTTTTGGTGATATGCAATATCTTACAGCATTTTCACtggattttaaatcattttcaatGAAATCGTATAAAAAATCAAAGGTTGCAACTGACATacggaaataattaaaaaaaatttcttcaTGTAACCTCAACTTAGGGTATAAGGTGACAAACAGGCTTGAAGAAAGTCTGTCACTTAATATTGGATGCACCCAGTATCGCCTTTGTCGTCTTCTGCGACGTCTCAGTCTTCTATATAAAATCCACAAGCAAATTGCCTCCTCCACGTCCATTGTATATCAATGTTAATGCCAGACTGGCGCTCGTATATACCCTGTCATGTGAACTCTCACATCGCGCGTCGGCGCGCGGTGCCGCGCGGCCATATGAACTTAGCTTAAATCTTAGCCCTATGTACAAGATACGAATTAACCTAGGAATAAACTGTATTATTAACAAGATACGCTGCTTTGCATGGAAACAATGGCTATAGAACGACTGAATAAAAATAAGAGAGTTAACTGATAACAACTCACATATATCATATTTCTATGTAAAACTCAAATTCGTTCATAATAGGAGCCTAGCTAATCCCCAGTTACCGTAGTATCATGAACGAATTTGTATTGAATGCGCTCAGGACCACTGACCAGATAGTGATGAAACTTTCCTTATTTAAAACATGCATTGCCTTTTAACAAGAGTGATACCAACTCCTACCAGCTATGCTATCCCTTTTCTCCATAGTCTTGCCAAACTGTCAAGATTTTACCCGTTGTTTTTTTGTCAAAGTAAAAAGGAAAAATTCACTCACTGCTATCCGCGTCATCATAATTCACACAATGTCCATTATACGTCAATTTGAAGAAGTACCTGTATATTAGACAGGGTATTattatatgaacatttttatagAGCTGTACAATGCAGTGCGTACTAGTAGCGTCCTGCTATTAGTAGAGCGGCGGGTAAGCGGGCGCCAGCGGGGGCGGGGGCTAGGTGGGGGCGGGCGCGGGGGGCGGCGGGGCGTCCTGCGGCAGCGCGAAGTTGAGGAGCAGGTCGCGGACGGCCGGCCACAGCAGGCACTCGCCGTGCGGCTGGTGGAACTCCGCGAACCTGCAGAGACCACAGAGGATCAGGGACGGGCATTGACAACCTAGCAAGGTAGGCTTTCTAGATTTAAATAGTCGTACTTCCACTTTACTATActagcggcacgctatgatggccgttttgacaaattataaaaaaaagcacatAAGAAACATATGAATACAAAAAGAGACAAAAAAATGGTGTAACAAAAGAACAGATTTAATCAGATTCGTCCATACTGCCACTTTCGCTGTCGTCACTGCTATCATcacctacattaattataagttcgttttctaaaatattatctattttcacatctctttctatacataaatacaaataaacatccatgactaggAGATAAACAtcgatattcatcatataaatgtttgcacctaccggaattcgaacccgggacctctagctcaataGGCAGGGTTACCATCTACTGAGCTGTAGTGGGTTGTCAATgtgtaattattttgttaccGTTTCAGATGCAGATTGACCGCGATGAGGTGCGGTTGCTGCGCGTCACGTCTCTCGGCGATCTGCATGGCGTTGGACTGCACGTCGTACACCAACGGCAGCACCAGCTGGGTATCGCCGCGGCTCAGGGATATCTAACAcaccataaaatataaatattttgattcttAATAGGATTTCAAATCACATAATGATTATGGATATCACagcggcacctatttctgctgttAAGCAGTACCTAATatgtaagctttactgtgtttcggtcttaagtgcgccgtagctagtgataatactgggcaaatgagacttaacatcttatgtctcaaggtgacgggcgcaattgtactaccgctcagaatttttgtgtttttcaagaatcctgagcggactgtattgtaatgggtagggcgtttcaattaccattagctgaacgttctgctcgtctcatctcttataaaaaaatctaccgACCCTAGCGCTCCGTCCAGATGTAGTTATAACTTTCAAGGAGATCGCTGAGTTACGCTTCTATTCTAGTGTGTTGTCGCAGTTGTGTCTAAGCACAATTTGTGTTTCGGTTAGAAGTGCGCCGTAGATAGATAATTATCGGACTACTGAACCATAACATCTATCAGTCGTCAG is a window of Leptidea sinapis chromosome 23, ilLepSina1.1, whole genome shotgun sequence DNA encoding:
- the LOC126971311 gene encoding uncharacterized protein LOC126971311 — encoded protein: MDVEEAICLWILYRRLRRRRRRQRRYWVHPILSDRLSSSLFVTLYPKLRLHEEIFFNYFRMSVATFDFLYDFIENDLKSSENAVRYCISPKEKLIVTLRYLATGSSFAELQYGYKIGKSTISGIIKQVCQVFWRNLKTLVMSPPTKEIWTQISIQFENKAYFPNCVGALDGKHVRLIQPPESGSMYYNYKHFFSLVLMALCDANYCFIWIDVGAYGKDSDSGVFKETSLFKKLSENSLNLPEPRSITNNESDAFKLPYVIVADEAFAMTKNLMRPYGGKMLSKEKKIFNYRLSLARRYVECTFGIMCNKWRILHRPIDVKIDFAVDIVKAICVLHNLVRMRDGINQDDMINPAPLPNVNPTNSGRAIHEVDNIRTKFTNYFVTEGKLDWQDKMV